Proteins from one Ipomoea triloba cultivar NCNSP0323 chromosome 1, ASM357664v1 genomic window:
- the LOC116013736 gene encoding GDSL esterase/lipase At1g28570-like: MAAYSSSSCFFPLRNGIICLSLALLLSRGVLIHVSGCYNSIISFGDSLADTGNLFHMSESGDGVPSSVPPYGETFFRHPTGRFSDGRLIIDFIALSLGLPLVQPYFSGKGMGERNFLQGVNFAVAGATAVDFSFYHERGIFSGVTNVSLGDELRWFKEMLPSFCGPTSECKKYLQSSLILMGEIGGNDYNDPFLEGHSIEEIQSFVPNVIATIGAAINELIELGGETFVVPGVLPFGCSPSYLSFFMNSSTNNDYDDKTGCIKWLNEFAEYHNTQLEKELHRLKELHPNTTIMYADYYHAAMELYGSPSKHGLEQSLYACCGTGGPYNSRVDITCGRSPPIVCDKPSSYVSWDGVHLTEAAYQQMASMILEGQYMTPPINETCLLKPLSGEVSDH; encoded by the exons ATGGCGGCTTACTCATCATCTTCCTGCTTTTTCCCCCTTAGAAATGGGATTATTTGTTTATCTCTTGCTCTGTTATTGTCAAGGGGAGTACTTATTCACGTTTCAGGATGCTATAACTCTATCATCAGTTTCGGAGATTCGCTCGCCGACACCGGAAACCTCTTCCACATGTCGGAATCCGGCGACGGCGTCCCCTCCTCGGTGCCTCCCTACGGTGAAACTTTCTTCCGTCACCCCACCGGTCGCTTCTCCGATGGCCGTCTTATTATAGACTTCATAG CATTGAGTTTGGGGCTTCCATTGGTGCAACCATATTTCTCCGGCAAAGGCATGGGGGAAAGGAATTTTTTGCAAGGGGTGAACTTCGCCGTCGCCGGAGCTACGGCGGTGGATTTCTCATTTTATCACGAGAGAGGAATCTTCAGTGGAGTCACCAATGTTTCTCTTGGAGATGAACTACGTTGGTTTAAGGAAATGTTGCCATCTTTTTGCGGCCCCACTTCAG AATGTAAGAAATACCTGCAAAGCTCTCTAATTCTAATGGGAGAAATTGGAGGAAATGACTATAATGATCCATTCCTAGAAGGCCATTCCATAGAAGAGATTCAATCTTTTGTCCCCAACGTTATTGCAACCATTGGTGCAGCCATTAAT GAATTGATAGAACTTGGGGGTGAAACATTTGTAGTTCCGGGAGTTTTACCGTTTGGATGTTCACCTTCGTATCTATCTTTCTTTATGAATTCGAGTACAAATAATGATTATGACGATAAAACCGGTTGTATTAAGTGGTTAAATGAGTTTGCTGAGTACCATAATACACAACTTGAGAAAGAGCTTCATCGTCTCAAGGAGCTTCATCCTAATACCACCATAATGTATGCTGATTACTACCATGCTGCAATGGAATTATATGGTTCTCCAAGCAAACACG GATTGGAGCAGTCTCTATATGCATGTTGTGGCACTGGAGGTCCATACAATTCTAGAGTGGACATAACCTGTGGGCGTTCACCACCAATTGTATGTGATAAGCCATCATCATATGTAAGCTGGGATGGGGTGCACTTGACAGAAGCAGCATACCAACAGATGGCCAGTATGATACTGGAAGGTCAATATATGACACCCCCCATTAATGAAACTTGCCTTCTAAAACCTCTCAGTGGTGAAGTATCAGACCATTGA
- the LOC116033233 gene encoding uncharacterized protein LOC116033233, producing MGFVGVSTNPVGRNCKYRGGRPAISRVIFRVARRISEAVQKKWLGWDAFPPNWVFIMKRVESFRCTRIVKRSAWNRSDKGWMKINWTANVEKTDCGFFIRNSRGHFYLAGVYSLQPSIEWTNLMNQMVQDCVNWCERKCIYQVVLETDLRRKWERGTPMGRVKLKVEYCSKEVNCMARCILRGCSGQNVVFRRLEGLLGAVLFMFSSGRDCPTLVLSQGMIMYNVIILAMLMMVGCLVSWCWSGMCVRSGVSFGLFREESFEVKDECFVWDPGGLPLQIKGVCCVLMNHPICRMKKERRRVSLIEKKKRD from the exons ATGGGTTTTGTGGGGGTTTCTACCAATCCTGTTGGGAG aaattgtaaatatagaggaGGTAGGCCTGCAATCTCAAGGGTAATTTTTAGAGTGGCAAGAAGAATTTCTGAGGCTGTTCAAAAGAAGTGGCTAGGCTGGGATGCTTTCCCTCCAAATTGGGTTTTTATAATGAAAAGGGTTGAAAGCTTTAGGTGCACCAGAATTGTAAAAAGAAGTGCTTGGAATAGGTCTGACAAAGGATGGATGAAGATAAATTGGACAGCAAATGTTGAAAAAACAGATTGTGGTTTCTTTATTAGGAATAGTAGGGGACACTTCTATCTTGCTGGTGTTTACAGTTTGCAGCCTAGCATTGAGTGGACAAATTTGATGAATCAGATGGTGCAAGACTGTGTAAACTGGTGTGAGAGGAAATGTATATACCAGGTTGTTTTGGAAACTGATTTGAGAAGAAAATGGGAAAGGGGGACCCCTATGGGAAGGGTTAAACTGAAAGTGGAATACTGCAGTAAGGAGGTCAATTGTATGGCTAGATGCATTTTGAGGGGCTGCAGTGGTCAAAATGTGGTTTTCAGGAGGCTGGAAGGTCTCCTTGGTGCTGTGCTTTTCATGTTTTCAAGTGGGAGGGACTGCCCCACTTTGGTTTTATCCCAGGGAATGATTATGTATAATGTTATCATCCTGGCCATGCTAATGATGGTTGGGTGCCTTGTGAGCTGGTGCTGGTCTGGAATGTGTGTGAGGAGTGGTGTGAGTTTTGGGCTATTCAGAGAGGAGAGCTTTGAGGTAAAAGATGAGTGCTTTGTGTGGGATCCTGGAGGTCTGCCCTTGCAGATTAAGGGGGTCTGCTGTGTGCTAATGAATCATCCAATCTGCAGAATGAAAAAAGAAAGGAGAAGAGTGAGTttgattgaaaagaaaaagagagattGA